A stretch of the Actinoalloteichus fjordicus genome encodes the following:
- a CDS encoding S9 family peptidase, with translation MVTISPYGTWTSPIDAADAAKSGGGVLAADLAFGAAWWTESRPEEGGRVALMRETDDGIVAEVLGAPWNVRNRVHEYGGRPWVAFEADGRRHVAFTHWDDQRVYLLDLTDPEAVPRPASPVPDRPQGARYGELVAGPGGREVWCVRETVVGDSRVDVRRDLVALPVSGAAGEDATAVRVLAASHHFLTAPRPSPDGRHAAWIGWEHPAMPWDGTELCVAKITEDGFEPHRVLAGGPTESVCQLRWADDESLYALTDPAGWWNPHRVTLAGVVTPLLTAEVEIGGPLWQLGASWLAPLGDGRHAVLCGGRLALLDEADGGLTDVESPLPTWRSTLACDGKTIIGVASGPKSKPAVVAVDVATLTPRVLTGQPAGLPAQAWLPVPTTRMFTGPDGQQIPAHVYPPTNPDFAAPDGELPPFLVHVHGGPTGQNTTVLDPTIAYFTSRGIGVVAVDYGGSSGYGRAFRERLRESWGVVDVADCAAVAEALAAEGTADRQRLAIRGGSAGGWTTAASLTTVSVYRCGTAMYPILDLTGWGSGETHDFESRYLDSLVGPLPETAQRYQQRSPVNNVDRLAGPILLLQGLEDEICPPEQSERFVDELDGRGIPFAYLAFEGEQHGFRRAETVRTALEAELSFYAQVLEFEAPGVPTLSLRR, from the coding sequence GTGGTGACGATCTCTCCCTACGGAACGTGGACCTCGCCGATCGACGCGGCCGACGCGGCGAAGTCAGGCGGTGGAGTCCTCGCAGCGGACCTCGCCTTCGGTGCGGCCTGGTGGACGGAGAGCCGTCCGGAAGAGGGCGGCCGGGTCGCGCTGATGCGTGAGACCGACGACGGGATCGTCGCCGAGGTGCTGGGGGCGCCCTGGAACGTCCGCAACCGGGTGCACGAGTACGGCGGCAGGCCCTGGGTCGCCTTCGAGGCCGACGGTCGCAGGCACGTGGCCTTCACCCACTGGGACGATCAGCGGGTCTACCTGCTCGACCTCACCGATCCCGAGGCCGTTCCCCGGCCTGCCAGCCCCGTTCCCGACCGGCCGCAGGGCGCTCGCTACGGGGAACTGGTGGCCGGTCCCGGTGGCCGAGAGGTCTGGTGCGTCCGGGAGACGGTCGTCGGCGACTCCCGCGTCGACGTTCGGCGTGATCTCGTCGCCCTGCCCGTCTCGGGCGCGGCGGGCGAGGACGCGACGGCCGTGCGGGTCCTCGCCGCGAGCCACCACTTCCTCACCGCCCCCCGGCCGAGCCCGGACGGCAGGCACGCCGCGTGGATCGGCTGGGAGCATCCCGCGATGCCGTGGGACGGCACGGAACTCTGCGTGGCGAAGATCACCGAGGACGGCTTCGAGCCCCATCGAGTGCTCGCGGGCGGACCGACCGAGTCGGTGTGTCAGCTCCGTTGGGCCGACGACGAGTCCCTCTACGCGCTCACCGACCCGGCAGGCTGGTGGAACCCGCACCGGGTCACCCTGGCCGGGGTCGTCACGCCGCTGCTGACCGCCGAGGTCGAGATCGGCGGGCCGCTGTGGCAGCTCGGCGCGAGCTGGCTGGCGCCGTTGGGCGACGGCAGGCACGCGGTGCTGTGCGGCGGCAGACTCGCCCTGCTCGACGAGGCCGACGGCGGTCTCACCGACGTCGAGTCCCCACTGCCGACCTGGCGCTCGACGCTGGCCTGCGACGGGAAGACGATCATCGGAGTGGCCAGCGGGCCGAAGAGCAAGCCCGCCGTCGTGGCCGTGGACGTGGCCACGCTGACCCCGCGAGTCCTCACCGGGCAGCCTGCGGGTCTGCCTGCCCAGGCCTGGCTCCCGGTGCCGACGACCCGGATGTTCACCGGGCCGGACGGGCAGCAGATCCCGGCCCACGTGTATCCGCCGACCAACCCGGACTTCGCGGCCCCGGACGGTGAGCTGCCGCCGTTCCTCGTCCACGTCCACGGCGGGCCGACCGGTCAGAACACCACCGTCCTCGATCCCACCATCGCCTACTTCACCAGCCGGGGCATCGGTGTGGTCGCCGTCGACTACGGCGGGTCCTCCGGCTACGGCCGGGCCTTCCGCGAGCGGCTGCGCGAGTCCTGGGGCGTGGTGGACGTGGCCGACTGTGCCGCCGTCGCCGAGGCGCTCGCCGCCGAGGGGACCGCCGACCGGCAGCGCCTGGCGATCCGGGGCGGCAGCGCGGGCGGCTGGACCACCGCCGCGTCGCTGACCACGGTCTCGGTCTACCGCTGCGGCACCGCCATGTACCCGATCCTGGACCTCACGGGTTGGGGCTCCGGGGAGACCCACGACTTCGAGTCCCGCTACCTCGACAGCCTGGTGGGCCCTCTCCCGGAGACCGCGCAGCGCTATCAGCAGCGGTCTCCCGTGAACAACGTCGACCGCCTCGCCGGGCCGATCCTGCTGCTGCAGGGGCTCGAAGACGAGATCTGCCCGCCGGAGCAGTCCGAACGGTTCGTCGACGAACTCGACGGACGCGGCATCCCCTTCGCCTACCTCGCGTTCGAGGGCGAACAGCACGGCTTCCGTCGTGCCGAGACCGTTCGGACGGCGTTGGAGGCCGAACTGTCCTTCTACGCGCAGGTTCTCGAGTTCGAGGCCCCCGGCGTGCCGACCTTGTCCCTGCGCCGATGA
- a CDS encoding cold-shock protein — translation MAQGTVKWFNSEKGFGFIAQDGGPDVFVHYSSIDTQGFRTLEENQRVEFNITQGNKGPQAEQVRPI, via the coding sequence ATGGCTCAGGGCACCGTCAAGTGGTTCAACTCGGAGAAGGGCTTCGGCTTCATCGCGCAGGACGGAGGGCCGGACGTGTTCGTCCACTACTCCTCCATCGACACTCAGGGCTTCCGTACGCTTGAGGAGAACCAGCGCGTGGAGTTCAACATCACCCAGGGCAACAAGGGTCCGCAGGCGGAGCAGGTTCGCCCCATCTGA
- a CDS encoding ATP-binding cassette domain-containing protein, which translates to MTLLELRDLTVDYRSTRGPVPAVRGVNLSLDAGQTLGLAGESGCGKSSVAMSVLRLLPRTAQLGGEVLLDGEDVRTMSWSRLRAVRWAGASVVFQGAMHALNPVRTVGEQIAEPIRLHGIDASASASPPGTGTTAPADSAGKGGRAATGGNSRPSSSRVDRRVVELLGQVELPAGRASAYPHELSGGQRQRVMIAMALACSPRLIIADEPTTALDVIVQAQVLELMTRLVADRGLGLMMISHDLSVLASCCERLAVMHEGKIVEEGPAKAVIADPEHAHTRALAAAFPEVGDPASRLTSGRAGAGVERIVALDPASAPVPAPEPTTGALQPLLSATGVSVVFRGRHGGRTRAVDGVDLHVERDEIVALVGQSGSGKTTMARSLVGLQPLAAGRVLFEGKPLPTGGRGLRDYRRQVQLVLQDPTGALNPRHSVYESVAEGLRIHQVPGDEQELVAAALEQAELRPAERFFTALPDELSGGQRQRVVIAGALALSPRVLVADEPVASLDASVRGEILALLLNLRVRLGLSTLVITHDLGLAWAIADRVAVMYRGRIVETGTVEEVLSDPQHEYTRRLLAAVPAPLARHRPDLLGTPDLGTPALGITVTDPAAPGGDLPPAPPPGAAAATAATAGEAVDSADLRSAQPSDAEPAAVEPSAAGLTAVGPAGGDTAGLSSGTESTTGGETDRT; encoded by the coding sequence GTGACGTTGCTGGAGCTGAGAGACCTCACCGTCGACTACCGGTCGACGCGGGGGCCGGTGCCCGCCGTGCGCGGAGTGAACCTGAGCCTGGACGCGGGTCAGACCCTCGGCCTGGCGGGCGAGTCCGGCTGCGGCAAGAGCAGCGTGGCGATGTCGGTGCTCCGACTGCTCCCGCGTACGGCACAGCTGGGCGGCGAGGTGCTGCTCGACGGCGAGGACGTCCGCACCATGTCCTGGAGCAGGCTCCGCGCGGTGCGCTGGGCCGGGGCCTCGGTCGTCTTCCAGGGCGCGATGCACGCGTTGAACCCGGTCCGCACGGTCGGCGAGCAGATCGCCGAGCCGATCCGGCTGCACGGCATCGACGCCTCGGCGTCCGCCTCGCCGCCGGGGACAGGCACGACCGCGCCCGCAGACTCGGCGGGCAAGGGCGGTCGGGCCGCGACCGGCGGGAACTCGCGGCCGTCCTCCTCGAGGGTCGACCGGCGGGTGGTCGAGCTGCTCGGCCAGGTGGAACTGCCTGCCGGCCGTGCCTCGGCCTACCCGCACGAGCTGTCCGGCGGCCAGCGGCAACGGGTGATGATCGCCATGGCGCTGGCCTGTTCGCCCCGGCTGATCATCGCCGACGAGCCGACCACGGCGTTGGACGTCATCGTGCAGGCCCAGGTCCTGGAACTGATGACCCGCCTGGTGGCCGATCGAGGCCTCGGCCTGATGATGATCAGTCACGATCTGTCGGTGCTCGCCTCCTGCTGTGAGCGGCTGGCGGTGATGCACGAGGGGAAGATCGTCGAGGAAGGCCCGGCCAAGGCGGTGATCGCCGATCCCGAGCACGCGCACACCCGCGCACTCGCGGCGGCGTTCCCGGAGGTCGGCGACCCGGCATCACGTCTGACGTCGGGACGGGCGGGGGCCGGGGTCGAGCGGATCGTGGCCTTGGACCCCGCGTCGGCCCCCGTGCCCGCGCCCGAGCCGACGACCGGGGCCCTTCAGCCGCTGCTGTCGGCCACGGGCGTCTCCGTGGTCTTCCGAGGCAGGCACGGCGGCCGGACCCGCGCGGTCGACGGCGTCGACCTGCACGTCGAACGAGACGAGATCGTCGCGCTGGTCGGACAGTCCGGATCGGGCAAGACGACCATGGCCCGTTCGCTGGTCGGCCTGCAGCCGTTGGCGGCGGGGCGAGTGCTGTTCGAGGGGAAGCCGCTGCCGACCGGCGGGCGTGGCCTGCGGGACTACCGTCGCCAGGTCCAACTCGTCCTCCAGGACCCGACGGGGGCCCTGAACCCGCGCCACAGCGTCTACGAGTCGGTGGCGGAGGGCCTGCGGATCCACCAGGTTCCCGGCGACGAGCAGGAGCTGGTCGCCGCCGCGTTGGAACAGGCCGAACTGCGTCCTGCGGAGCGCTTCTTCACCGCGCTGCCGGACGAGCTGTCCGGCGGACAGCGGCAGCGGGTGGTGATCGCGGGCGCCCTGGCGCTGTCGCCGAGGGTGCTGGTCGCGGACGAGCCCGTCGCCTCCCTGGACGCCTCGGTGCGCGGCGAGATCCTCGCCCTCCTGCTGAACCTCCGTGTCCGACTGGGCCTGTCCACCCTGGTCATCACGCACGACCTCGGACTGGCCTGGGCGATCGCCGATCGCGTGGCCGTGATGTACCGGGGCCGGATCGTGGAGACGGGGACCGTCGAGGAGGTGCTGTCCGATCCGCAGCACGAGTACACCCGCAGGCTCCTCGCGGCCGTGCCCGCGCCGCTCGCGCGTCATCGGCCTGATCTGCTCGGGACTCCTGATCTCGGCACCCCCGCACTCGGCATCACGGTGACGGATCCGGCTGCGCCCGGCGGCGACCTGCCGCCGGCCCCGCCCCCCGGCGCCGCAGCCGCGACAGCCGCGACGGCAGGCGAGGCCGTCGACTCGGCGGATCTCCGTTCCGCGCAGCCTTCCGACGCCGAGCCTGCGGCGGTGGAGCCCTCGGCCGCCGGCCTGACCGCTGTGGGCCCGGCAGGCGGGGACACGGCGGGCCTGTCGAGCGGTACGGAGTCGACGACGGGCGGCGAGACCGACCGGACCTGA
- a CDS encoding TIGR03086 family metal-binding protein, with product MDLLDAHRRAMEEFDRRVRAVPVDRWDAATPCAEWTVHDLVNHLVVEQLWVPLLLDGATVAEVGDRFDGDQLGSDPVAAWSAAARVAEEAWQEPGAVEGMVHVSTGLIPAAEYGWQMVDDLTVHAWDLAVGIGVDSALDDGLVSAVHDDLRPHIDEWRGAGLFAPPLPAPAGANEQDRLLAWLGRQV from the coding sequence ATGGACCTGCTCGATGCCCACCGCCGGGCGATGGAGGAGTTCGACCGTCGTGTGCGGGCGGTGCCCGTCGACCGCTGGGACGCGGCCACGCCGTGTGCCGAATGGACGGTCCACGATCTGGTGAATCATCTGGTCGTCGAGCAGCTCTGGGTACCGCTGCTGCTGGACGGCGCCACCGTCGCCGAGGTGGGTGACCGCTTCGACGGCGACCAGCTCGGCTCCGATCCGGTCGCGGCCTGGTCGGCTGCCGCCCGTGTCGCCGAGGAGGCCTGGCAGGAGCCGGGTGCGGTGGAGGGCATGGTGCACGTCAGCACCGGGCTCATTCCAGCGGCGGAGTACGGCTGGCAGATGGTCGACGACCTGACGGTGCACGCTTGGGATCTGGCCGTCGGGATCGGCGTGGACAGCGCCTTGGATGACGGCCTCGTCTCCGCCGTCCACGACGACCTGCGACCCCATATCGACGAGTGGCGTGGTGCGGGTCTCTTCGCGCCGCCGCTGCCTGCGCCCGCGGGGGCGAATGAACAGGACCGGCTGCTGGCCTGGCTGGGCAGGCAGGTCTGA
- a CDS encoding class I SAM-dependent methyltransferase has protein sequence MHGDELSTAARIDFIHAQTAVTTTPLVPEVRLRLAAEAIELWERIEHSSGRSDTPPPFWAFPWAGGQALARHVLDHPELLAGRRVLDLASGSGLVAIAAALAGAADVVASDIDHLAVAVIGLNAAINEVAVTASPADLLDGDGLGAQVVLAGDVFYERPMAARVLPMLARAQARGALVLVGDPGRMYLPRSRFDALADYEVPVVAALEDTAVKRTTVWRMAAEPS, from the coding sequence GTGCATGGCGACGAACTCAGCACGGCCGCCCGGATCGACTTCATCCACGCCCAGACGGCCGTCACCACCACTCCCCTGGTCCCAGAGGTCCGGTTACGGCTGGCTGCCGAGGCGATCGAGCTGTGGGAGCGCATCGAACACTCGTCCGGGCGATCGGACACTCCCCCGCCGTTCTGGGCCTTCCCGTGGGCGGGCGGGCAGGCGCTGGCCCGACATGTGCTCGATCATCCGGAGCTGTTGGCGGGGCGTCGGGTGCTCGATCTGGCGTCGGGTTCGGGACTGGTCGCGATCGCCGCCGCGCTGGCGGGTGCCGCCGACGTCGTCGCCAGCGACATCGATCATCTCGCCGTCGCGGTGATCGGGTTGAACGCGGCGATCAACGAGGTCGCGGTGACCGCAAGTCCGGCGGACCTGCTCGACGGCGACGGGCTCGGCGCCCAGGTGGTCCTGGCGGGCGACGTCTTCTACGAACGGCCGATGGCGGCGCGGGTGCTGCCGATGCTGGCCAGGGCGCAGGCCAGAGGGGCGCTGGTGCTGGTCGGCGATCCGGGGCGGATGTATCTGCCGCGCAGTCGATTCGACGCGCTCGCCGACTACGAGGTCCCGGTGGTGGCCGCGTTGGAGGACACGGCGGTCAAACGGACCACGGTGTGGCGGATGGCGGCAGAGCCGAGTTGA
- a CDS encoding SCO1664 family protein: protein MQPDDPAALDFLRRGRIEVEGRMVAASNATLFCAIELDGVEAHCVYKPVRGEQPLWDFPDGTLAGREVATYLISAAAGWDLVPPTVLRPGPFGPGMVQLWIDTDTDSELVDVVGVDAIPAGWRPVLHAHDRAGEPAVLVHADHPRLRTMAVLDAVINNADRKGGHVLSTAEGAVYAVDHGICLHAEDKLRTVLWGWIDQPVGEETLEVLGSLRARLAGPLGEELHDHLTRKEVEALGLRLDRLAAAGVYPSPSEGWPAIPWPAF, encoded by the coding sequence GTGCAGCCCGATGATCCCGCTGCCCTCGACTTCCTGCGCCGAGGCCGCATCGAGGTCGAGGGGCGGATGGTCGCCGCCTCCAACGCCACGCTGTTCTGCGCGATCGAACTGGACGGTGTCGAGGCGCACTGCGTCTACAAGCCGGTGCGGGGCGAGCAGCCGTTGTGGGACTTCCCCGACGGCACGCTCGCGGGCCGCGAGGTGGCGACCTACCTGATCAGCGCGGCCGCGGGGTGGGACCTGGTCCCGCCGACGGTGCTGCGCCCCGGGCCGTTCGGGCCGGGCATGGTGCAGTTATGGATCGACACCGACACCGACTCCGAGCTGGTGGACGTGGTGGGTGTGGACGCGATCCCGGCGGGCTGGCGGCCGGTGCTGCACGCTCACGACCGAGCGGGTGAGCCCGCCGTGCTGGTCCATGCCGATCATCCGCGCCTACGGACGATGGCGGTGCTCGACGCCGTGATCAACAACGCGGACCGCAAGGGCGGGCATGTGCTGAGCACGGCCGAGGGCGCGGTGTACGCGGTCGATCACGGCATCTGCCTCCATGCCGAGGACAAGCTTCGCACGGTGCTGTGGGGCTGGATCGACCAGCCCGTGGGCGAGGAGACGCTGGAGGTCCTCGGCTCGCTGCGCGCCCGGCTGGCGGGCCCGCTCGGCGAGGAACTCCATGATCACCTCACACGCAAGGAGGTCGAGGCGTTGGGTCTGCGCCTCGACCGGCTGGCCGCTGCGGGCGTGTACCCCTCGCCATCCGAGGGCTGGCCCGCGATCCCGTGGCCCGCGTTCTGA
- a CDS encoding ABC transporter permease, with protein sequence MTETRSPSDDGPAERVSVPPAGGDGPVVKPRSPRAIAWARRRRAFATGWTSFRSQRAGLVGLIALAVIAVLALAAPLLTDATGLDVTQATADRLEPPSMQYWLGTDENGRSVLLLTWWGARISLLVGLAATVLSVGIGTLVGVLAAHFGGLTSAALMRVTDFFLVVPSLVLAIALSTVLARGLGTIVLAIGLTAWPTTARLVRAQTLAVEARPYIERAKALGAGHGHLIGSHVLPGVLPLVFANTTLAVASAVIAESTLSFLGLGDPTQVSWGAMLKSAMDTGAVTGGAWWYLLPPGLGIVTVVLAFTLCGRALETVLNPRLRGR encoded by the coding sequence ATGACCGAGACGCGAAGCCCCAGCGACGACGGTCCTGCCGAGCGGGTCTCGGTCCCGCCTGCCGGGGGCGACGGGCCGGTCGTCAAGCCCCGCAGCCCCAGGGCCATCGCCTGGGCCCGGCGCAGACGGGCCTTCGCCACCGGCTGGACGTCCTTCCGCAGTCAGCGGGCCGGCCTGGTCGGTCTCATCGCGCTGGCGGTCATCGCCGTGCTGGCACTGGCGGCGCCGCTGCTGACGGACGCCACCGGGCTGGACGTCACCCAGGCCACGGCGGACCGGCTCGAGCCGCCGAGCATGCAGTACTGGCTCGGCACCGACGAGAACGGCCGGTCCGTGCTGCTGCTCACCTGGTGGGGCGCGCGGATCTCGCTGCTCGTCGGCCTGGCCGCCACGGTGCTGTCGGTGGGCATCGGCACGCTCGTCGGCGTGCTCGCCGCGCACTTCGGCGGGCTCACCTCGGCGGCGCTGATGCGGGTCACCGACTTCTTCCTGGTCGTCCCCTCGCTGGTCCTGGCGATCGCGTTGTCCACGGTGCTCGCCAGAGGCCTGGGCACCATCGTGCTGGCCATCGGCCTCACGGCCTGGCCGACCACCGCTCGACTCGTCCGCGCCCAGACCCTCGCGGTGGAGGCCAGGCCCTACATCGAGCGGGCCAAGGCACTGGGTGCGGGCCACGGCCATCTCATCGGCAGTCACGTACTGCCGGGCGTGCTGCCGCTGGTGTTCGCCAACACCACGTTGGCCGTGGCCAGCGCGGTGATCGCCGAGTCCACGCTGTCGTTCCTCGGGCTCGGCGACCCGACGCAGGTGTCCTGGGGGGCGATGCTGAAGTCCGCGATGGACACCGGCGCGGTCACCGGGGGCGCCTGGTGGTATCTGCTGCCGCCCGGTCTGGGCATCGTCACGGTCGTGCTGGCCTTCACCCTGTGCGGCAGGGCCTTGGAGACAGTGCTCAATCCACGTTTGCGGGGGCGTTAG
- a CDS encoding DUF3090 domain-containing protein, which translates to MARVIHVFRQPDRFIAGTVGQPGERSFYLQASEDVRKVSVQLEKQQVSVLAERIGALLEEVALRFDTEVPGAAPEAVIDVEPLDVPVEEEFRVGTMGLGWDAETHAVVIELLAMTEEEVDESVVLDDTEEGPDALRVFLTPLQARAFAARAERVVNAGRKPCPLCGEPLDPAGHICPRQNGYRRGDEG; encoded by the coding sequence ATGGCTCGTGTCATTCATGTATTCCGTCAACCCGACCGGTTCATCGCCGGGACCGTCGGGCAGCCTGGCGAGCGCAGTTTCTACCTGCAGGCGTCCGAGGACGTCCGCAAGGTGAGCGTTCAGCTGGAGAAACAACAGGTCTCGGTGCTCGCCGAACGCATCGGCGCCCTCCTTGAGGAGGTGGCGCTGCGTTTCGACACCGAGGTCCCCGGTGCGGCGCCCGAGGCGGTCATCGACGTGGAACCACTCGACGTCCCGGTCGAGGAGGAGTTCCGCGTCGGAACCATGGGATTGGGTTGGGACGCCGAGACGCACGCGGTGGTCATCGAACTGCTGGCGATGACAGAGGAGGAGGTCGACGAGTCGGTCGTACTCGACGACACCGAGGAGGGTCCGGACGCGCTCCGGGTGTTCCTCACTCCGCTGCAGGCCAGGGCCTTCGCGGCGCGGGCCGAACGGGTGGTCAACGCCGGACGCAAGCCGTGTCCGCTGTGCGGCGAGCCGTTGGACCCCGCCGGGCACATCTGTCCCCGGCAGAACGGCTATCGCCGCGGCGACGAGGGCTGA
- a CDS encoding S66 peptidase family protein, which produces MTGARRPRRLVPGDRVAIVAPAGPVTAPVLAAGVAILESWGLDVVVGAHVLDRHPDFPYLAGRDEDRAEDLTKAWLDPDIAGVLCARGGYGCTRTLQRLDLAAFAGAPPKVFAGSSDVTALHQAFGSRLDLVTLFSPMVGSAPFVDHPGAVETLRRTLLEPESALVLGRPGAGPLVSGRARGLSWGGNLSLLAADIGTTDAYPPPPGAVVLLEDVGEDLYRLDRMLTQLDRAGWWQDVAGFALGSWTDCGPLADVRTLVLDRLGGLGVPVGWELGFGHCDDQLTVPLGVPVELDADAGTLRLDEAALT; this is translated from the coding sequence ATGACGGGCGCCCGACGCCCTCGCAGGCTGGTCCCCGGCGATCGGGTGGCGATCGTCGCCCCCGCAGGACCGGTGACGGCCCCGGTGCTGGCTGCCGGGGTGGCGATCCTGGAGAGCTGGGGGCTCGACGTCGTGGTGGGCGCCCACGTCCTGGACCGGCATCCGGACTTCCCCTACCTGGCGGGCCGGGACGAGGATCGCGCCGAGGACCTCACGAAGGCCTGGCTCGACCCGGACATCGCGGGCGTGCTCTGTGCCAGGGGCGGCTACGGCTGCACCAGAACCCTGCAACGGCTCGACCTCGCGGCGTTCGCCGGGGCACCGCCGAAGGTGTTCGCCGGGTCCAGCGACGTGACGGCCCTGCATCAGGCCTTCGGCAGCAGGCTGGACCTCGTGACGCTGTTCTCGCCGATGGTGGGCAGCGCGCCGTTCGTCGATCACCCCGGCGCCGTGGAGACGCTGCGTCGAACCCTGCTGGAACCGGAGTCCGCCCTCGTGCTGGGCAGGCCGGGAGCGGGACCGCTGGTGTCCGGCCGGGCACGAGGACTCAGCTGGGGCGGAAACCTCAGTCTGCTGGCCGCCGACATCGGCACCACCGACGCCTATCCGCCGCCGCCGGGGGCGGTCGTGCTGCTGGAGGACGTCGGCGAGGACCTCTACCGACTGGATCGGATGCTCACCCAGCTGGACCGGGCGGGCTGGTGGCAGGACGTCGCGGGCTTCGCGCTCGGCTCCTGGACCGACTGCGGACCGCTGGCGGACGTCCGGACGCTGGTGCTCGATCGGCTGGGCGGGCTGGGCGTGCCCGTCGGCTGGGAGCTGGGCTTCGGCCACTGTGATGATCAGCTCACCGTGCCCCTGGGCGTGCCGGTGGAGCTGGATGCCGATGCGGGCACGCTGAGACTCGACGAAGCCGCTTTGACCTGA
- a CDS encoding very short patch repair endonuclease, with translation MTGAAKAESWASSPGVRTGMRANKGRDTRPELAVRRAVHAMGLRYRVSARPLPGLRRTADLLFTRVKVAVFVDGCFWHGCPRHHTVAKTNAEYWAEKVRRNRERDRETDRLLIEAGWRPLRLWEHESVDEAALRIAEEVRREARPKHS, from the coding sequence GTGACGGGTGCGGCGAAGGCGGAGTCCTGGGCCTCCTCGCCGGGAGTGCGCACGGGCATGCGGGCCAACAAGGGGCGGGACACTCGGCCGGAGCTGGCCGTGCGCCGAGCCGTCCACGCCATGGGACTGCGGTATCGAGTCTCCGCTCGTCCGCTGCCCGGCCTGCGGCGCACGGCGGATCTGCTCTTCACCCGCGTCAAGGTCGCCGTCTTCGTCGACGGCTGCTTCTGGCACGGCTGCCCACGACATCACACGGTCGCCAAGACCAACGCCGAGTACTGGGCGGAGAAGGTCCGTCGCAACCGCGAACGCGACCGGGAGACCGACCGACTGTTGATCGAGGCAGGCTGGCGGCCGTTGCGTCTCTGGGAGCACGAGTCGGTGGACGAGGCGGCTCTGCGCATCGCGGAGGAGGTCCGCCGCGAAGCCCGCCCGAAGCATTCGTGA
- a CDS encoding DNA cytosine methyltransferase gives MIDLFAGCGGMTGGFVAAGFDTALAVESNPYAAATYAANFGEDHVRPVDIATVPAAEVPSVDVVVGGPPCQGFSSLGSRDLADPRNQLWREYVRVVRAANPKVFVIENVDRFLSSPEFGLLRAEVDGGSLAGYTLTYGHLNAADYGVAQRRRRTIIIGSRVGPIALPDPTHGRGETEGGAASLLPWAGTRSRIAELPERPHTTELPKTTTTFFGRVFPGVFSGLDLHLGRRPTELSLRRYDSVPPGGGRFDVPRELLPRCWRDKPTGTTDVMGRMRWDAPSLTIRTEFFKPEKGQYLHPQWEADAPARRVNRPITHYEAALLQDFPADFRWCGTKAEIARQIGNAVPLGLARALAGQVSAALA, from the coding sequence ATGATCGACCTGTTCGCAGGGTGCGGCGGGATGACCGGCGGGTTCGTCGCGGCAGGCTTCGACACGGCCCTCGCGGTGGAGTCCAATCCGTACGCCGCCGCCACCTACGCCGCGAACTTCGGCGAGGATCACGTGCGGCCGGTCGACATCGCGACCGTGCCGGCGGCGGAGGTTCCGTCGGTGGACGTCGTGGTCGGCGGGCCGCCGTGTCAGGGCTTCTCCAGCCTGGGCAGTCGTGACCTCGCCGACCCGCGCAACCAGCTCTGGCGGGAGTACGTACGCGTCGTGCGCGCGGCGAACCCGAAGGTGTTCGTGATCGAGAACGTCGACCGCTTCCTCAGCAGCCCCGAGTTCGGCCTGCTGCGGGCCGAGGTCGACGGGGGCAGTCTGGCCGGCTACACGCTGACCTACGGCCATCTGAACGCCGCGGACTACGGCGTGGCGCAGCGCAGGCGCCGCACCATCATCATCGGCTCCCGCGTCGGCCCGATCGCGCTCCCGGACCCGACGCACGGCCGAGGTGAGACGGAGGGCGGGGCCGCGAGCCTGCTGCCCTGGGCAGGCACCCGCAGCCGCATCGCCGAACTGCCGGAACGTCCGCACACCACCGAGCTGCCCAAGACGACGACCACGTTCTTCGGTCGGGTCTTTCCCGGCGTCTTCAGCGGGCTGGACCTGCATCTGGGCCGACGGCCGACCGAACTGTCCCTGCGGCGCTACGACTCCGTTCCGCCGGGCGGGGGGCGGTTCGACGTGCCGAGAGAGCTGCTGCCGAGGTGCTGGCGGGACAAGCCCACCGGGACCACCGACGTGATGGGCCGGATGCGCTGGGACGCGCCCTCGCTGACCATCCGCACCGAGTTCTTCAAGCCGGAGAAGGGCCAGTACCTGCATCCGCAGTGGGAGGCGGACGCACCCGCCCGCCGGGTGAACCGGCCGATCACCCACTACGAGGCAGCCCTGCTCCAGGACTTTCCCGCCGACTTCCGCTGGTGCGGCACGAAGGCCGAGATCGCGAGACAGATCGGCAACGCGGTGCCCCTCGGCCTCGCCCGCGCGTTGGCGGGGCAGGTCTCGGCGGCGCTGGCCTGA